One Diabrotica virgifera virgifera chromosome 3, PGI_DIABVI_V3a genomic window carries:
- the LOC126881580 gene encoding vacuolar protein sorting-associated protein 37B: MSIEILQADCKRAVKDLVSLSNDELDSIINNDERIQEIITQLDQSYLKEIENEKENILASNNSMAEFNLSKEPELVEGREKIEELSQQGEELTKAVEDKLKELRDKGGDMSLETALALLQTAASEMEEESDKSSKKFLDGELELDDFLDDFLEKRKIMHLRLVKAEKLSKILQRDPTLNNPNYINAPPVSINSNYFPGVNIPGDNPSGPMPPYPIGQPAVPYPTGPFNMPMPPPIRNNYFQNY, from the exons atgtcaataGAAATTTTACAGGCCGATTGTAAACGAGCTGTAAAAGATCTAGTGTCTTTAAGCAACGATGAATTAGATTCAATTATCAACAATGACGAGAGAATTCAGGAAATCATTACACAGCTAGATCAG TCTTATTTAAAAGAGattgaaaatgaaaaagaaaacatATTGGCAAGTAACAACTCAATGGCAGAATTCAACCTCTCCAAGGAACCAGAATTAGTTGAAGGCAGGGAAAAAATAGAGGAACTGTCACAACAGGGAGAAGAATTGACAAAAGCAGTGGAAGATAAACTTAAAGAATTGA gggACAAAGGTGGTGATATGTCCTTAGAAACTGCTTTAGCCCTGCTACAGACAGCAGCCAGTGAAATGGAAGAAGAATCTGATAAATCATCAAAAAAATTTCTAGATGGTGAACTTGAATTGGATGATTTTCTTGACGACTTcttagaaaaaagaaaaataatgcaCTTACGTCTggtaaaagcagaaaaattatctAAAATCCTACAGAGAGATCCAACTTTGAATAACCCTAATTACATTAATGCACCCCCTGTTAGCATAAATTCTAATTATTTTCCTGGTGTTAACATACCTGGAGATAACCCATCTGGACCTATGCCCCCTTATCCCATTGGGCAGCCAGCAGTTCCTTACCCCACTGGGCCATTCAACATGCCAATGCCACCTCCCATTAGGAacaattattttcagaattattag